A section of the Mangifera indica cultivar Alphonso chromosome 12, CATAS_Mindica_2.1, whole genome shotgun sequence genome encodes:
- the LOC123192531 gene encoding mitochondrial import inner membrane translocase subunit TIM14-1, whose amino-acid sequence MATPFLAGLAVAAAALASKYGIQAWQSFKARPPKPKIRKFYDGGFQPTMTKREAALILGIRENATPDKVKEAHRKVMVANHPDAGGSHYLASKINEAKDVMLGKTKGSGSPF is encoded by the exons ATG GCTACACCATTTTTGGCTGGACTTGCTGTTGCTGCAGCTGCTCTTGCTAGCAAATATGGAATCCAGGCCTGGCAGTCATTCAAAGCACGGCCACCAAAACCTAAAATACGCAAGTTCTACGACGGTGGTTTCCAACCTACAATGACAAAGAGGGAAGCTGCTCTTATCCTTGGTATTAG GGAGAATGCAACTCCGGACAAAGTCAAGGAAGCACATAGGAAAGTAATGGTTGCAAACCATCCTGATGCAGGGGGTAGTCATTATCTCGCTTCTAAAATCAATGAAGCTAAAGATGTAATGCTCGGCAAGACAAAGGGCAGCGGGTCTCCATTCTGA
- the LOC123193147 gene encoding LOW QUALITY PROTEIN: S-adenosylmethionine mitochondrial carrier protein (The sequence of the model RefSeq protein was modified relative to this genomic sequence to represent the inferred CDS: inserted 1 base in 1 codon; substituted 1 base at 1 genomic stop codon) yields the protein MHCCDFGFLFFLCFDQTRVQASTHTFPKIISKLPQIGVWALYRGSIPAILGQFSSYGLRTGIFEASKLVLLNVAPTLPELQVQSISSFCSTFLGTAVRIPCEVLKQRLQAGIFNNVGEAIVGTWHQDGLKGFFRGTGATLFRGVPFYFIGTXLYAELRKIAQQILGRDLEPFETIVVGALSGGLTAVITTPFDVMKTRMMTAPAGRTVTMSMVAFSLLCHEGPLGLFKGAVPRXPLGAMNFAGYEPARKAMVKNE from the exons ATGCATTGTTGtgattttggtttcttgtttttcctttgttttgatCAGACTCGAGTGCAAGCTTCAACTCATACCTTTCCAAAAATCATTTCCAAGCTTCCACAAATTGGAGTATGGGCATTGTATAGGGGTTCAATTCCCGCAATTCTTGGACAGTTTTCAAG CTATGGCCTGCGAACTGGAATATTTGAAGCAAGCAAGCTTGTGCTCCTAAATGTTGCTCCAACACTGCCTGAACTCCAG GTTCAATCTATTTCATCATTCTGTAGCACATTTTTGGGGACAGCAGTGCGGATTCCATGTGAAGTACTAAAGCAGCGATTACAGGCTGGTATTTTCAATAATGTTGGGGAGGCCATTGTTGGAACTTGGCATCAAGATGGTCTTAAGGGTTTTTTTCGTGGGACCGGGGCCACTCTTTTCCGGGGGGTTCCATTCTATTTTATTGGCACATGACTATATGCTGAATTGAGGAAG ATTGCCCAGCAAATTCTCGGCCGGGATCTAGAGCCCTTTGAAACCATTGTTGTTGGAGCTTTATCTGGAGGGCTAACTGCCGTCATCACTACACCCTTTGATGTTATGAAGACTAGAATGATGACTGCTCCAGCTGGCCGAACTGTAACAATGTCAATGGTAGCATTCTCTTTACTCTGTCATGAAGGACCTCTTGGCCTATTTAAGGGAGCTGTACCTC TTCCTTTGGGTGCCATGAACTTTGCAGGCTATGAGCCAGCTAGGAAGGCCATGGTAAAAAATGAGTAA
- the LOC123193148 gene encoding ATP synthase subunit d, mitochondrial-like, which produces MSGAGKKIADVAFKAGKTINWDGMAKVLVTDEARKEFATLRRAFDEVNSALQTKFSQEPEPIDWEYYRKGIGYRLVDMYKEAYESIEIPKYVDTVTPQYKPKFDSLLVELKEAEEKSLKESERLEKEIAEVQELKKKLSTMTAEEYFAKHPELKKKFDDEIRNDYWGY; this is translated from the exons ATGAGCGGCGCAGGAAAGAAAATCGCCGATGTGGCATTTAAAGCTGGGAAGACAATTAATTGGGATGGGATGGCGAAGGTGCTGGTTACTGATGAAGCTCGCAAGGAGTTCGCCACACTTCGTCGCGCTTTCGATGAAGTTAACTCCGCTCTCCAGACCAAGTTCAGCCAG GAACCTGAACCTATTGACTGGGAGTATTACAGAAAAGGAATTGGATATCGCTTGGTGGATATGTACAAGGAGGCTTATGAAA GCATTGAGATCCCTAAGTATGTGGATACGGTCACCCCTCAGTACAAGCCTAAATTTGATTCATTG CTTGTCGAATTGAAAGAAGCAGAGGAGAAATCCCTGAAAGAGTCGGAACGGTTAGAGAAAGAAATAGCCGAGGTTCAAGAATTGAAG AAAAAGCTCAGCACCATGACAGCAGAAGAGTACTTTGCAAAGCATCCTGAGTTGAAGAAGAAGTTTGATGATGAAATCCGGAATGACTATTGGGGCTACTAA